In Candidatus Abyssobacteria bacterium SURF_5, the following proteins share a genomic window:
- a CDS encoding ABC transporter permease subunit: MASGESSRSESAEHFFRVYRSLRALLRLSHMKKNCATAFLLLLFLVVFISASCSKEQDKNVRRLAMALPQDPTSLDPAMIVDVTGGSVAAKLYNGLVRFDERMSVAPDIASGWDISDAGTTYIFTLRRDIFFHNGRRLTAHDVKYSFERVLSPDSGSRRKWLFDPIRGARTFMEGDAGEVSGLQVVDDYTIRIELDRPLAVFLQFLAMPNAYVVPREEVERWGNDFSDHAAGTGPFILKEWRHDERLTLARNDAYYAEHARVDEMEYRVIPEDFTRVAEFEAGNLDILEIPAAEYARISADRARQKQMKVRGGLNTYYLGFNCQKPPMNDASFRRALSQAIDRQKIVEVILQGRAQVAGGPIPPELPGHSHRDSALKYDPVTARAELSSERRPQRPLKLYQSADQRTLEVAEAIQYYLRRAGVDVEIVQLEWTAYKQAVNDGLADMFLLSWYADYPDAENFLYPVFHSSNWGASGNRSFYRNPVFDSLIERAQREPDERKRAALYAQAETVVIDEAPWVFLWHRTDHFLAQPWVKGFEPAAIPHADKGTGVEVAGAEDNNGRPGLAGLLFLAPIAGIFAFGIGYPLVRPSLLPYAARRLLIAVPTLIGVALIVFMILKMAPGDPALALVGERADPQTIEQLRRELRLDDPLAAQFANYLRLICKGELGRSYYTKRPVARSLMEKFPNTLRLAGAAITISILFGVTLGVVSALKHNTVTDKLLGMISVAGISTPVFWLALLLVFVFAYTLNWLPPSGMGRGELAYLVLPAIALGTNSAAFIARVTRSSMLEILSQPFITTARAKGLTPLTAAIKHALRNALIPITTLIGIDMGSYLNGSVLTETIFGWDGIGRYAMTGILKHDYPVILGTVLFGAAVFVAVNLLVDLLYAAIDPRIELQKEK, translated from the coding sequence ATGGCATCCGGAGAAAGCAGCCGATCAGAATCGGCGGAACATTTTTTCCGCGTTTACAGAAGCTTGCGAGCGCTTCTCCGCCTCTCGCATATGAAAAAAAATTGTGCGACAGCCTTCCTCCTTCTTCTCTTCTTGGTTGTTTTCATCTCCGCTTCATGTTCCAAAGAGCAGGACAAGAATGTGAGGCGCCTGGCGATGGCGCTTCCGCAGGACCCGACCAGTCTCGATCCGGCCATGATCGTCGATGTGACTGGCGGATCGGTTGCGGCAAAGCTTTACAATGGGCTGGTTAGGTTTGACGAGCGCATGAGCGTGGCGCCGGATATCGCCTCGGGGTGGGATATTTCCGACGCAGGGACAACATATATCTTTACGCTCCGCCGCGACATCTTCTTTCATAATGGACGCCGTCTTACCGCACACGACGTCAAGTATTCATTCGAGCGCGTGTTGTCGCCGGACTCGGGATCGAGGAGGAAATGGTTGTTCGATCCGATACGGGGCGCGCGCACATTCATGGAAGGCGATGCCGGCGAAGTATCCGGCCTGCAGGTGGTCGACGATTATACCATTCGGATCGAACTCGACCGTCCGCTTGCCGTATTCCTCCAATTTCTGGCAATGCCAAATGCATATGTTGTGCCGCGTGAAGAGGTCGAGCGATGGGGGAACGATTTTTCGGATCATGCGGCAGGCACGGGCCCGTTCATTCTGAAGGAGTGGCGTCACGACGAGCGCTTGACGCTCGCGCGCAATGATGCTTACTACGCCGAACACGCGCGCGTGGATGAAATGGAATACAGGGTTATTCCGGAAGATTTCACGCGAGTGGCCGAATTCGAGGCGGGCAATCTGGATATTCTTGAGATCCCGGCGGCCGAATACGCGCGAATATCGGCCGATCGCGCCCGTCAGAAACAGATGAAGGTGCGCGGCGGGCTGAACACGTACTATCTCGGCTTTAACTGCCAGAAGCCGCCGATGAACGATGCGTCGTTTCGCCGGGCGCTCTCACAGGCGATCGACCGGCAAAAAATTGTCGAGGTTATCCTCCAGGGGCGCGCACAGGTGGCGGGGGGCCCGATTCCGCCGGAGTTGCCCGGGCACAGCCACAGGGATAGTGCGCTCAAATATGATCCGGTCACTGCGCGCGCCGAGTTATCATCGGAGAGGCGGCCTCAGCGCCCACTGAAACTGTATCAGAGCGCCGATCAGCGCACGCTGGAGGTCGCGGAGGCGATTCAGTATTACTTGAGGAGAGCAGGGGTTGACGTTGAGATCGTTCAATTGGAATGGACGGCATACAAGCAGGCGGTGAACGACGGCCTTGCGGACATGTTTCTGCTCTCGTGGTATGCAGATTATCCGGATGCGGAGAATTTTCTGTATCCGGTATTTCATTCCTCCAACTGGGGCGCTTCGGGAAACCGCTCATTTTACCGCAATCCGGTTTTTGATTCGCTCATAGAGAGAGCCCAGCGTGAGCCGGACGAGCGGAAGCGCGCGGCGCTATATGCGCAGGCCGAGACTGTAGTGATCGACGAGGCGCCGTGGGTTTTTCTGTGGCACCGGACGGATCATTTTCTGGCGCAGCCGTGGGTGAAGGGTTTCGAGCCGGCAGCTATTCCTCATGCGGACAAAGGAACCGGGGTAGAGGTGGCGGGCGCCGAGGACAATAATGGCCGACCCGGTCTGGCGGGGCTCCTTTTTCTGGCGCCAATCGCCGGTATTTTTGCTTTTGGAATCGGATATCCCCTGGTGAGGCCATCGCTGCTCCCCTACGCCGCGCGGAGACTGCTGATTGCGGTACCGACTTTGATCGGTGTGGCGCTGATTGTATTCATGATTTTAAAAATGGCGCCGGGCGATCCCGCGCTTGCGCTGGTGGGCGAGCGGGCCGATCCGCAGACGATCGAGCAGTTGAGGCGCGAGCTGCGGCTGGATGATCCGCTGGCGGCGCAGTTTGCAAATTACCTCAGACTCATCTGCAAGGGCGAACTGGGCCGCTCGTATTACACGAAGAGGCCGGTCGCCAGGAGTCTCATGGAAAAATTTCCGAATACGCTGCGGCTGGCGGGCGCGGCCATAACGATCTCGATCCTGTTCGGCGTGACACTTGGGGTCGTTTCGGCTCTCAAGCACAATACCGTGACCGACAAATTATTGGGGATGATCTCGGTAGCGGGGATTTCGACGCCTGTTTTCTGGCTCGCGCTGTTACTGGTATTCGTATTCGCGTACACGTTGAACTGGTTGCCGCCGTCGGGTATGGGCCGGGGAGAGCTTGCGTATCTTGTGTTGCCCGCAATTGCGCTTGGAACAAATTCGGCGGCCTTTATTGCCAGAGTGACGCGCTCGAGCATGCTGGAGATTCTCTCTCAGCCGTTCATAACGACGGCCAGGGCGAAAGGATTAACTCCGTTGACGGCGGCAATTAAGCATGCGTTGCGCAATGCGCTCATTCCGATCACGACTCTGATAGGGATCGATATGGGCAGCTACCTGAACGGATCGGTTCTGACGGAAACAATTTTCGGGTGGGATGGCATTGGACGGTATGCGATGACGGGTATTCTGAAGCACGATTATCCGGTAATTCTGGGAACGGTGCTTTTCGGAGCCGCTGTTTTTGTCGCCGTAAATTTACTGGTCGATTTGCTCTATGCGGCAATCGATCCGCGGATTGAGCTGCAGAAGGAAAAATGA
- the truA gene encoding tRNA pseudouridine(38-40) synthase TruA encodes MHTIRLDLQYDGSEYAGWQIQENAVTVQELVERALSMILRERIRVSGASRTDSGVHALGQVAAFTTESEIPMEKLRRSLNGILPPDIRLTDAREVEAGFAPRYAREKTYRYAFALGAYLSPFQRRYAWHIHEPLDLEAMQAAANYLVGEHDFSSFVAAGGGEKGHVRTIHGISFGEGGILNSCVGNEGLFHFDITANGFLYKMARNIIGTLVEAGRGKLPAQSMAAILEARDRGLAGPTAPAQGLCLVSVKY; translated from the coding sequence ATGCATACGATCAGGCTCGACCTCCAGTACGACGGTTCGGAATACGCGGGCTGGCAGATACAGGAGAATGCCGTCACAGTTCAGGAGCTTGTCGAGAGAGCGCTCTCGATGATACTCAGGGAACGAATCCGGGTATCAGGTGCGAGCCGGACCGATTCCGGCGTGCATGCGCTCGGGCAGGTAGCCGCTTTTACAACGGAATCAGAGATTCCGATGGAGAAGCTTCGGCGGTCACTGAATGGGATTCTGCCGCCTGATATCCGACTGACGGATGCAAGAGAAGTCGAAGCCGGATTCGCTCCGCGATACGCGCGGGAGAAAACTTATCGTTATGCTTTTGCTTTGGGGGCTTATCTCAGTCCGTTCCAGAGGCGGTATGCATGGCACATTCATGAGCCACTCGATTTAGAGGCGATGCAAGCGGCCGCGAACTATTTGGTGGGTGAACATGATTTTTCCTCTTTTGTTGCGGCCGGCGGCGGAGAAAAAGGACATGTGCGGACGATACACGGGATTTCGTTTGGTGAAGGCGGGATTTTGAATTCGTGCGTTGGGAATGAAGGTCTTTTTCATTTCGATATCACGGCGAACGGTTTTCTTTATAAGATGGCGCGCAATATTATTGGGACGCTGGTCGAAGCCGGCCGCGGCAAACTGCCGGCGCAGAGTATGGCGGCAATACTGGAGGCGAGGGACCGCGGCTTAGCCGGTCCAACCGCTCCCGCCCAAGGATTATGTTTGGTCTCGGTCAAGTATTAG
- a CDS encoding PAS domain S-box protein produces the protein MRKETDISHTKPAKDKDFLFAQKRKSDLAIDRYRRHLKKMTDEFNELKKRMQEFEARLANPVANFPSEHQALLSAQEGLALAGEELKEQNEILQGVLSTIEGERRRYKDFFDFAPSGYLITDNSGMVLECNKAALSLLDISEQQLIGRPLLSSLSKENRLDFYTALQHLRQDQGVSGWEVRLQPKREVLLPAALHAASSLDEDGNRRIHWMIQDITKQREAEEALLQNEEKYRAHFGNSLMGIFSMDLRGNYTSINTAALNVLGLQSPEEVVGKSYREHVAPDAVERVFGEYNRVFRTGEGVSSFEYDVITKAGERRTLESSVTLLKNRGEPIGFHSTALDITDRKQAEEILHLTNLFLQVANEHTQMEPLLKDFVRIIHAFTGCDAVGIRVFEPGKTISKQVQIGFNKGFFENVCPLSTADEWCLCRIAAEGSTGIFNLGGNQTSPHVSTKSGGDVIPQCQSLGFQMIASVPVRIERRLVGLIQVAARDQKTVQEKTLRVLTQAVIHIGTAIVRIQMNETVRQALDLSRRKVAEASALLESSKAVQEYQDFSKTAAAIIASCRRVIGASAGSITLRDEENADCEELIIVDGDGAHSSGGGKKKSRLDPGGTRMTAYTTAKPICKNNAGADIELSPLSLKAQEVLIVPILLDECAVGLLTLYNKHNGFSEEDVQLAGAFAGHAAVALRNSKYLLAVQRSEARYRWLSAGLEATVKKKVAELQQAKTLASLGQMVSVVAHEIRNPLQNIYMGTDALRKELKNDHEKAEILEEISKGVRILDAIVRELLDYSKPVNLMYSGWSVEETVEHTLSLLHERLAHVNVAKRLEESEKKIQLDLEKISRVLVNLINNAVEAMPGGGDLIISSRFCSVEGLPYLNLSIADTGCGIDSETLERIDEPFFTTKTHGTGLGITICRKIIEAHNGRLQFTSEKNKGTIVDIFLPAQAATD, from the coding sequence ATGCGAAAAGAGACCGACATATCTCATACGAAACCTGCCAAAGACAAGGACTTTCTATTCGCACAAAAGAGGAAGTCCGACCTGGCGATAGACCGGTATCGACGTCACCTGAAGAAAATGACGGACGAATTCAATGAGTTGAAAAAGCGGATGCAGGAATTCGAGGCGCGCCTTGCGAACCCTGTGGCCAATTTTCCTTCAGAGCATCAAGCCCTGCTATCGGCGCAGGAGGGATTGGCGCTTGCCGGAGAGGAGTTGAAGGAGCAGAACGAGATACTCCAGGGCGTGCTCAGCACAATCGAGGGCGAGCGCAGGCGCTACAAGGATTTTTTTGATTTCGCTCCCAGCGGGTATCTTATCACAGACAATTCCGGTATGGTGCTCGAGTGCAACAAGGCTGCGCTCTCGCTTCTGGACATTTCGGAGCAACAGCTGATCGGAAGACCACTGCTCAGTTCTCTTTCGAAGGAGAATAGGCTCGATTTCTACACGGCGCTTCAGCATTTGAGACAGGATCAGGGGGTGTCGGGCTGGGAGGTGCGCCTGCAGCCGAAGAGAGAAGTTTTGCTTCCCGCCGCATTACATGCCGCCTCCTCGCTGGATGAAGATGGGAACCGCCGAATCCACTGGATGATACAGGACATAACGAAGCAGAGGGAAGCCGAGGAAGCGCTTCTTCAGAACGAGGAGAAGTATCGAGCCCACTTCGGAAATTCGCTCATGGGAATTTTTTCGATGGATTTGCGGGGGAATTACACTTCGATAAACACCGCTGCGCTGAACGTTCTCGGGTTACAGTCACCCGAAGAAGTCGTGGGAAAAAGCTATCGGGAGCACGTCGCCCCCGATGCCGTGGAAAGAGTATTTGGCGAGTACAACAGGGTTTTTCGGACGGGCGAAGGAGTCAGCAGTTTCGAGTACGATGTCATTACAAAGGCCGGGGAACGAAGAACGCTTGAAAGCAGCGTCACTTTGTTGAAGAACCGGGGTGAGCCGATCGGTTTTCACTCTACGGCTCTGGATATAACAGACCGGAAGCAGGCGGAGGAAATCCTGCACCTGACGAATCTTTTTCTTCAGGTGGCCAATGAACATACCCAAATGGAGCCTCTGCTGAAGGACTTTGTGCGGATAATCCATGCGTTCACGGGCTGCGACGCGGTCGGCATCCGGGTTTTTGAACCCGGCAAAACGATTTCCAAGCAAGTGCAGATTGGATTCAACAAGGGGTTCTTCGAGAACGTGTGTCCGCTTTCAACCGCGGATGAATGGTGTCTTTGCCGGATAGCGGCGGAAGGTTCAACGGGCATCTTTAATCTTGGCGGCAATCAGACGTCGCCCCATGTATCGACGAAGAGCGGAGGCGACGTGATTCCGCAATGTCAGAGTCTCGGTTTTCAGATGATTGCGTCCGTGCCTGTTCGGATTGAGCGCCGCCTCGTTGGGCTTATTCAAGTGGCCGCTCGAGATCAGAAGACCGTTCAGGAAAAGACGCTGAGGGTATTGACACAAGCTGTCATCCATATCGGGACGGCGATTGTGCGCATACAGATGAACGAGACGGTGAGGCAGGCTCTCGACTTATCGCGGCGGAAGGTTGCGGAGGCGTCGGCGCTATTGGAGAGCTCGAAGGCGGTACAGGAGTATCAGGATTTTTCGAAAACGGCGGCGGCAATCATTGCTTCATGCAGAAGAGTGATCGGTGCTTCGGCGGGGAGCATAACTTTAAGAGACGAGGAGAACGCTGATTGCGAGGAGCTGATAATAGTCGATGGCGACGGCGCGCACAGCAGCGGCGGCGGAAAAAAGAAGAGCCGGCTTGATCCGGGCGGGACACGCATGACGGCATACACTACGGCAAAACCGATATGCAAGAATAATGCGGGCGCCGACATTGAATTATCGCCTCTCTCGTTAAAGGCGCAAGAGGTTCTGATCGTTCCGATCCTGCTTGACGAGTGTGCGGTCGGCCTGTTGACTTTATATAACAAGCACAATGGATTTTCAGAGGAAGACGTGCAGCTTGCCGGTGCGTTTGCGGGTCATGCGGCGGTCGCATTGCGCAACAGCAAATATCTACTCGCAGTGCAGCGGTCGGAGGCCCGTTACCGCTGGTTATCGGCGGGACTTGAGGCGACCGTAAAAAAGAAGGTGGCGGAACTCCAGCAGGCAAAAACGCTGGCGTCGCTCGGTCAGATGGTTTCGGTCGTGGCGCACGAGATACGGAATCCGCTCCAGAATATCTACATGGGAACCGACGCGCTTCGAAAGGAGCTGAAGAACGACCACGAAAAAGCAGAGATTCTGGAGGAGATCTCCAAGGGGGTCCGGATCCTGGATGCGATCGTGCGGGAACTGCTGGATTATTCGAAGCCGGTGAACCTGATGTATTCTGGGTGGTCGGTGGAGGAAACAGTCGAGCACACCCTGAGCCTGCTCCATGAGCGCCTTGCGCACGTAAATGTAGCCAAGCGGCTCGAGGAATCGGAAAAGAAGATACAGCTTGATTTGGAGAAGATCTCGCGAGTGCTGGTAAATCTCATAAATAATGCGGTGGAAGCCATGCCTGGCGGCGGCGACCTGATCATCTCCTCACGCTTCTGCTCGGTCGAGGGCTTGCCGTACCTGAATCTGTCTATTGCGGATACGGGTTGCGGAATTGACAGTGAGACTTTGGAACGGATTGATGAGCCTTTCTTCACGACGAAAACTCACGGGACCGGTCTCGGGATTACCATTTGCAGAAAAATTATTGAAGCGCATAACGGGAGGCTGCAATTCACGAGCGAAAAGAATAAAGGTACCATAGTAGACATTTTCCTGCCTGCGCAAGCGGCGACTGATTAA
- a CDS encoding gamma-glutamyl-gamma-aminobutyrate hydrolase family protein, whose translation MKKTVKPLIGISTCIDVGARINPDRTYQFLEISYAEAVAEAGAVPCIISYLQSNLYEDIFKRIDGLLLTGGEDLPTNVPNEAAEVELVLAPEKRMAQDRALLMGALERRMPLLGICYGMQFINLHFGGTLFYDIAHQLPGSRIHKPGNLVYRHRVQIKRGSRLLSIMGRESVEVNSSHHQAVRNVGAGLTLSAECEDGVIEAIESQNDHFILGLQWHPEKAADQNRRNIFSAFTEACERFSASRI comes from the coding sequence ATGAAGAAGACGGTGAAACCGCTGATTGGCATTTCGACGTGCATCGATGTCGGGGCAAGGATCAATCCGGACCGAACGTATCAGTTTCTGGAAATCTCATATGCTGAAGCCGTCGCCGAGGCCGGCGCGGTTCCCTGCATAATCTCCTACCTGCAGTCGAATTTGTATGAAGATATCTTCAAGAGGATCGACGGCCTGTTATTGACCGGCGGAGAGGATCTCCCCACCAACGTTCCAAATGAAGCAGCGGAGGTTGAGTTGGTCCTTGCTCCTGAGAAGCGGATGGCACAGGATCGCGCGCTGCTCATGGGGGCGCTCGAGCGGCGCATGCCGCTCTTGGGAATCTGCTACGGGATGCAGTTCATCAATCTTCATTTCGGCGGCACACTTTTTTATGATATCGCCCATCAACTGCCGGGATCGCGCATTCACAAGCCGGGCAACCTCGTGTATCGGCACCGGGTGCAAATAAAGCGGGGCAGTCGATTACTGTCGATCATGGGAAGGGAGAGCGTTGAAGTGAATTCGAGCCATCATCAGGCGGTTCGTAATGTTGGGGCAGGCCTCACCCTCTCAGCCGAATGTGAGGACGGCGTAATTGAGGCAATCGAGTCACAGAACGACCATTTCATTCTCGGGCTTCAATGGCATCCGGAGAAAGCAGCCGATCAGAATCGGCGGAACATTTTTTCCGCGTTTACAGAAGCTTGCGAGCGCTTCTCCGCCTCTCGCATATGA
- a CDS encoding MFS transporter yields MAEIQSGKIHVAAPSLEAREKLRLSTHVCYGVSQFGLNCIGTAFGINALFFYTTVLRFDSVLFGIIMLIGQAWDAISDPLMGHLSDNTNWKRGRRRPFIILGAVPFSVAFFLVFSPPALSSQNVIFIYLLAAVLLMFTARTVFETPYNALAPELTPDYDERTKLSGFRQFFGTIGDAQGAILPLLLVSLFHEHRKPAHFVYGLFAALITIILAEITRRGTFEKPSRIHRSQVSVVDSFIAMSRNRPYLIFIFSSTVAQMSNNIVTYLVLFVTKYWFLNEALATRFFAFFFIGCVLAVPLWVKLSNLLGKKWTYILDLTGYGVLLSGILFLSKDAHLAATVVMFFAGMFNVGLWILSGTIAPDIIEWDEYHTGKRREGVYAGVWTFMYKAGIGLALMIVGFALKLIDFNADLPAQSASTLFKLRILFGPIPALFLIAGALVFLLYPITKSKHQEIRRLILQRRQNEQP; encoded by the coding sequence ATGGCGGAAATACAGTCCGGTAAAATTCATGTCGCCGCACCTTCATTGGAAGCACGCGAGAAACTACGCCTCAGCACTCATGTCTGCTACGGCGTTTCCCAGTTCGGCCTCAACTGTATCGGCACCGCCTTCGGAATCAATGCCCTTTTCTTTTACACCACTGTCCTCAGGTTCGATAGCGTCCTCTTCGGAATTATCATGCTCATCGGACAGGCCTGGGACGCAATCAGCGACCCCCTCATGGGACACCTCTCCGATAATACGAACTGGAAACGCGGCAGGCGGCGCCCCTTTATCATTCTCGGCGCCGTCCCGTTCAGCGTCGCCTTCTTTCTCGTATTCTCACCGCCTGCCTTGAGCAGTCAAAACGTGATCTTCATCTACCTGCTCGCGGCCGTGCTCCTGATGTTCACCGCCAGAACCGTATTCGAAACCCCCTATAATGCGCTTGCACCGGAACTGACGCCGGATTATGACGAACGCACGAAACTCTCGGGGTTCAGACAATTCTTCGGTACCATCGGCGACGCGCAGGGGGCAATCCTTCCTCTCCTGCTTGTAAGCCTCTTCCACGAACACCGAAAGCCGGCTCACTTTGTCTACGGGCTTTTCGCCGCCCTGATCACGATCATTCTCGCAGAAATTACCCGCCGGGGAACGTTTGAAAAGCCGAGCCGCATCCACCGCTCGCAGGTAAGCGTGGTCGATTCATTTATCGCCATGTCTCGAAACCGGCCATACCTCATCTTCATCTTCTCGAGTACCGTCGCCCAGATGAGCAACAACATCGTGACGTACCTCGTGCTCTTCGTAACCAAATACTGGTTCCTCAACGAGGCGCTCGCCACACGATTCTTCGCCTTCTTTTTCATCGGCTGTGTTCTGGCGGTCCCGCTATGGGTCAAGCTGTCGAATCTGCTCGGCAAGAAATGGACCTACATCCTCGATCTCACCGGCTACGGCGTCCTTCTCTCAGGCATCCTCTTCCTGTCGAAGGACGCTCATCTCGCCGCCACAGTGGTGATGTTCTTCGCCGGTATGTTCAACGTCGGCCTCTGGATTCTTTCGGGCACCATTGCGCCCGATATCATCGAGTGGGATGAATACCACACCGGCAAACGGCGGGAAGGCGTCTACGCCGGCGTGTGGACCTTTATGTACAAGGCGGGAATCGGACTTGCCCTCATGATCGTCGGATTCGCCTTGAAACTCATCGATTTCAACGCCGACCTGCCGGCTCAGTCCGCCTCCACACTCTTTAAATTGAGAATCCTCTTCGGGCCGATCCCCGCACTCTTCCTCATCGCCGGCGCTCTCGTCTTCCTCCTGTACCCCATTACCAAGTCAAAGCATCAGGAAATTCGCCGGCTGATCCTGCAACGCCGGCAGAACGAGCAACCGTGA
- a CDS encoding aldo/keto reductase, with the protein MRNEMKRVLLGNSGIEVTELCFGTLTMSCLQTDMPSAEGGRIIAHALELGVDFIDTAQAYRTYEHVAAAIKRRKNKPVIATKSHARTYEEMNKAVEQALEIMGLDRLDIFLFHLTRSEEDYLDRRGAIDCLLEYKQKGLIRALGLSTHTLEGLKPAFNHTEIEIVLACINSKGLGINDASLDQFLPALRKLHAQGKGVYAMKPLGGGHLFHDVAPSLNFVRRLDTVDVLAVGMKSVAEVEMNVCIFNDQPVPAQVQERAKQVSKQLKIYTHICQGCGSCVAHCDQGALSLQDEKVVVDQSKCILCGYCAEECPVFCIRVI; encoded by the coding sequence ATGAGGAATGAAATGAAACGAGTACTGCTTGGAAACAGCGGAATCGAGGTAACGGAGCTCTGCTTCGGAACGTTGACCATGAGCTGCCTTCAAACAGATATGCCTTCCGCCGAGGGCGGCAGAATTATCGCTCATGCACTGGAACTCGGCGTTGATTTCATCGATACCGCGCAGGCATATCGCACCTACGAACATGTCGCCGCGGCCATCAAGCGGAGAAAGAACAAACCAGTCATCGCAACAAAATCACATGCCCGCACATACGAGGAAATGAATAAGGCTGTCGAGCAGGCCCTTGAAATCATGGGACTCGACCGCCTGGACATTTTTCTGTTCCACCTGACTCGCTCCGAGGAGGACTATCTCGACCGCCGCGGCGCCATCGACTGCTTGCTCGAATACAAACAAAAAGGACTGATCCGCGCGCTCGGACTTTCCACACACACGCTCGAGGGGCTGAAACCAGCCTTCAATCACACCGAGATCGAGATCGTCCTCGCATGCATCAACAGCAAGGGCCTCGGGATTAATGACGCCTCTCTCGATCAGTTCCTGCCCGCCCTCCGCAAATTGCATGCGCAGGGCAAGGGGGTCTATGCAATGAAGCCGCTCGGAGGCGGCCATCTCTTCCATGACGTCGCCCCCTCGCTCAACTTCGTGCGGCGGCTCGACACGGTTGACGTTCTCGCTGTCGGCATGAAAAGTGTCGCGGAAGTAGAAATGAACGTGTGCATCTTTAACGACCAACCCGTGCCCGCGCAGGTCCAGGAGCGAGCAAAACAGGTGTCGAAGCAATTGAAAATTTACACCCACATCTGCCAGGGGTGCGGCAGTTGCGTCGCGCACTGCGATCAGGGTGCGCTTTCTCTTCAGGACGAGAAAGTCGTTGTTGACCAGAGTAAGTGCATTCTCTGCGGGTACTGCGCCGAGGAGTGCCCGGTTTTTTGTATTCGAGTTATCTGA